The following coding sequences lie in one Candidatus Eisenbacteria bacterium genomic window:
- a CDS encoding LacI family DNA-binding transcriptional regulator, with amino-acid sequence MATIKDVAREAGVSVATVSRVFNDSPLVSEITTSHVLEVAQRLDYWPNGAARSLSTNRTGTLGVVLPDLYGEFFSEIIRGIDTAAREEKYQILLSSSHAAEAELVSAAQAMRGRIDGLIAMAPHVDSARSLVDFARHFPVVLLNPGMPAENCSVISIANFEGARAMVRHLIGVGHRRIAMVLGPSGNVDAEERRRGYRRALDEEGIEVDPALEIEGNFDQESGYESAAHLLRLDPRPTAVFAANDWMAFGLLSALADAGIRVPQEMAITGFDDMSIAAFLSPPLTTVRVDAVELGKRAVQLWFDSIHAREEERFFAYQVLPTSLVVRGSCGAPNGTAAPERSGRWTNHGREEERE; translated from the coding sequence ATGGCGACGATCAAGGACGTGGCCCGCGAAGCTGGCGTGTCGGTTGCCACCGTTTCCCGTGTGTTCAATGACAGCCCACTGGTGAGTGAGATCACCACCAGCCACGTTCTCGAGGTGGCGCAACGGCTGGATTATTGGCCGAACGGAGCGGCGCGGAGCCTCAGCACCAATCGCACCGGCACGCTCGGTGTCGTCCTGCCCGACCTTTACGGTGAATTCTTCTCCGAGATCATCCGCGGGATCGACACCGCGGCCCGCGAAGAGAAATACCAGATCCTCCTCTCCAGCTCCCACGCCGCCGAAGCGGAACTGGTTTCCGCGGCGCAGGCGATGCGCGGCCGGATCGACGGGCTGATCGCCATGGCGCCTCACGTCGACTCCGCGAGATCGCTGGTCGATTTCGCACGGCACTTTCCCGTCGTCCTTCTCAACCCGGGAATGCCCGCGGAAAACTGCTCCGTCATCTCCATCGCGAATTTCGAGGGAGCCCGCGCCATGGTCCGCCATTTGATCGGGGTGGGCCACCGGCGCATCGCCATGGTGCTCGGCCCTTCAGGGAACGTGGACGCCGAGGAGAGGCGGAGGGGTTACCGCCGGGCGTTGGATGAAGAAGGGATCGAGGTCGATCCCGCCTTGGAAATCGAAGGCAATTTCGATCAGGAATCGGGCTACGAGAGCGCGGCCCATCTTCTCCGGCTCGATCCGCGCCCCACCGCGGTTTTCGCCGCCAACGACTGGATGGCCTTCGGACTGCTGAGCGCGCTCGCCGACGCGGGGATCCGGGTCCCGCAGGAGATGGCGATCACCGGTTTCGACGACATGAGCATCGCCGCCTTCCTCAGTCCTCCCCTCACGACCGTGCGGGTGGACGCGGTGGAGCTGGGGAAGAGGGCCGTGCAGCTTTGGTTCGACTCGATTCACGCTCGGGAAGAGGAGCGGTTTTTCGCGTATCAGGTCCTGCCGACCTCTCTCGTGGTTCGCGGCTCCTGCGGCGCGCCGAACGGAACGGCGGCGCCGGAACGTTCGGGCCGATGGACGAACCACGGGAGGGAAGAAGAACGGGAATGA
- a CDS encoding T9SS type A sorting domain-containing protein — translation MRGRGTTAVLIGALLIASTTVFGQAPREDAIWARSTDGAAITLDGVLDEPAWASAESISVQWSENAGIPGSGWKLEIGVLPKDPTHATLKLLVADNQLYLGAVIPDSSIGGGPAFNRFDGLLMAIKDHADTYAPKPPSEYFYSWWYQDCPDSMAPGKEPGFIGRWGNFPPCTERDSTQIANWDAVTVVNGLTNDDTVIDQGYTIEMRFNLTPMGYDVTQPEGDIVEWNVSVYDADWFWPINATKVSGNRVWWQGPWGNTAFYSEVRVHARPDVTIHSGPVPVIEPELRISNGIAYDPPIIDGALDETVWDNVPSFDIRWDDSTLRETYPAVGPHRAGQYQPEVNGGLAAVLDPADATVKLFFREDTLYFGFDVRDQVVQYHPEFDRWDGVLISIDDRGQLSADSTLLSQRLSFQVAGDGSALPGDYLPYLIDSLGGARLALALKGGTTVDTFGVTPDSGYTAELAIDLTKFGYPPGRGDGSFFFGINLLDGDSFLPTSDSYGTRTWWFREYNGTCCPVWAYLDPTCLTVGVEEADQPRKPGVLGNFPNPFRGGTTVRYMLPERSDVTIEVFDIRGRLVSKQNLGDQEAGLRSFDLRNIDGSAGVYFYRIRSVNGRTGARNGSTTGKMTLIR, via the coding sequence ATGAGAGGGAGAGGTACAACGGCCGTACTGATCGGCGCGCTTCTGATCGCGTCGACGACCGTCTTCGGCCAGGCTCCGCGGGAGGACGCCATCTGGGCGCGCTCCACCGACGGAGCGGCCATCACGTTGGACGGCGTGCTGGACGAACCCGCCTGGGCGTCGGCCGAATCGATTTCGGTCCAATGGAGCGAAAACGCCGGTATCCCCGGGAGCGGTTGGAAACTGGAGATCGGTGTTCTACCCAAGGACCCCACGCACGCGACTCTGAAACTTCTCGTGGCGGACAATCAGCTCTATCTGGGCGCCGTCATTCCGGACAGCTCGATCGGCGGCGGTCCGGCCTTCAACCGTTTCGACGGGTTGCTGATGGCGATCAAGGATCACGCGGATACGTACGCCCCCAAGCCGCCGTCGGAGTATTTCTACTCCTGGTGGTACCAGGATTGTCCCGATTCCATGGCGCCGGGGAAAGAGCCCGGGTTCATCGGCAGGTGGGGGAACTTCCCGCCCTGCACGGAACGGGATTCGACGCAGATCGCCAACTGGGACGCCGTGACCGTGGTGAACGGCCTCACCAACGACGACACGGTGATCGATCAGGGCTACACCATTGAGATGCGATTCAACCTCACCCCGATGGGCTACGACGTGACGCAGCCGGAAGGGGACATCGTCGAGTGGAACGTCTCCGTCTATGACGCCGATTGGTTCTGGCCGATCAACGCGACCAAGGTGTCCGGGAACCGCGTCTGGTGGCAAGGACCGTGGGGGAACACCGCGTTCTACAGCGAAGTCCGCGTGCACGCGCGCCCCGACGTGACGATCCATTCCGGCCCGGTTCCGGTGATCGAGCCGGAGCTGCGGATATCGAACGGGATCGCCTACGACCCGCCGATCATCGACGGCGCGCTCGACGAGACGGTTTGGGACAACGTCCCCTCCTTCGACATCCGCTGGGACGACTCCACCCTCCGCGAAACCTATCCCGCGGTGGGACCCCACCGCGCGGGCCAGTATCAGCCCGAGGTGAACGGCGGGCTGGCGGCCGTTCTGGATCCCGCCGACGCGACGGTGAAACTCTTCTTCCGTGAGGACACGCTCTATTTCGGGTTCGACGTGCGGGACCAGGTGGTGCAGTACCACCCCGAGTTCGACCGTTGGGACGGCGTGTTGATCAGCATCGACGATCGCGGTCAGCTGAGCGCCGACTCCACGCTGCTCAGCCAGAGGCTCTCCTTCCAGGTCGCCGGGGACGGGTCCGCCCTACCGGGTGATTATCTCCCTTACCTGATCGACTCTCTCGGCGGCGCCCGGCTCGCCCTCGCCCTCAAAGGGGGGACGACCGTCGACACGTTCGGTGTTACGCCCGACTCCGGTTACACCGCCGAGCTGGCTATCGATCTGACCAAGTTCGGATACCCGCCCGGCCGGGGGGACGGCTCGTTCTTCTTCGGCATCAATCTGTTGGACGGCGATTCCTTCCTGCCGACCAGCGACAGCTACGGCACCCGGACCTGGTGGTTCCGCGAGTACAACGGGACCTGCTGCCCCGTCTGGGCCTACCTGGATCCGACCTGTTTGACCGTCGGCGTGGAGGAGGCGGATCAGCCGAGGAAACCCGGGGTGCTCGGCAACTTCCCGAACCCCTTCCGCGGGGGCACGACGGTCCGCTATATGCTGCCCGAGCGGAGCGACGTCACCATCGAGGTGTTCGACATCCGCGGGCGCCTGGTGAGCAAGCAGAACCTGGGCGATCAGGAGGCGGGCCTGCGCTCCTTCGACCTCCGGAACATCGACGGAAGCGCCGGCGTCTATTTCTACCGGATCCGCTCGGTGAACGGGAGAACCGGCGCCCGGAACGGTTCGACGACCGGAAAGATGACGCTGATTCGGTAA